The following is a genomic window from Sebaldella sp. S0638.
GCATCTACAGATGCTCCGTGCAGTTCACTTGCCGTTATTTATACTGAAAACGGAGAATTCGAAGAATATATGTTCTTTAAAAATAATCCAAATCTGGTCTTGGTGGATACAGATATTATTGCGAAAGCCCCTGTGCGTTTTTTAGTTGCAGGAATAGGAGACGCACTAGCAACAAAGTTTGAGGCAAGAGCCTGCGAAAGGGCAAATGCCAATAATATTCCCGGAGGGAAGAGTACTAAAATGGCAGTTGCTGCTGCGAATGCCTGTTATGATATACTTCTGGAAGACGGATTAAAAGCAAAGCTTGCCTGTGAATCTAATGTTGTTACCCAGTCACTGGAAAATATAGTTGAGGCCAATATACTTCTTTCAGGTTTGGGGTTTGAGAGTAGCGGTCTTGCGGGAGCACATGCCATTCATGATGGTTTGACAGTTATTGAAGAAACACATAGATTTTTTCACGGCGAAAAGGTAGCTTTTGGAGTCTTAGTTCAGCTTGTACTGGAAAATGCAAAAAAAGCCGAGATTGAAGAAGTAATGAGTTTTTGTAAATTATTGGGACTGCCGACATGTCTGAAAGATCTGGGAGTAAATGAAATAAATCATGAAAAGCTTATGGAAGCTGCCAAAATGGCTTGTGATCCGGCAGATACAATGGGAAACATGCCTTTTACAGTAACACCTTATGATGTTTATTCAGCTATACTGACT
Proteins encoded in this region:
- a CDS encoding glycerol dehydrogenase, with product MKKILISPSRYVQGFGELENLGGYVEELGKKALLISHQEDYNRVKAGIEKAFSMTEMIYGGFSGECSKKEIERLENVLKEAGSDVVIGLGGGKSLDTAKAVAMKAGLPVIVVPTIASTDAPCSSLAVIYTENGEFEEYMFFKNNPNLVLVDTDIIAKAPVRFLVAGIGDALATKFEARACERANANNIPGGKSTKMAVAAANACYDILLEDGLKAKLACESNVVTQSLENIVEANILLSGLGFESSGLAGAHAIHDGLTVIEETHRFFHGEKVAFGVLVQLVLENAKKAEIEEVMSFCKLLGLPTCLKDLGVNEINHEKLMEAAKMACDPADTMGNMPFTVTPYDVYSAILTADKLGSRK